GTTAaagtatcattgttttaaatacgaatGCAATTTTGTACTAGAAAATATGCACCAGATTTCTATACAACGGGAAAAAGATGAATagaatcaatttttgaacacgGATGATATGACATAAACCATTATACTGTACAATGAGGatgatttttcttaaattcaattGATAAAGGCTTTCTACAAGCTGATATTATGTCCGAAAAAGACGGCAAGGAAAAAGGGCAGGACAACGAGGAGGGGGAGAAGCGAAGTTTGCGTCAAGTGTTGGCAGAGTTGGTAGAATCCAGTTCTCTACATGGCTTGCCAAGGATCGTGTCCTCGCGGCATATTGCCATCAAGATATTGTGGCTCTTGCTCCTTTTCGGTACGTTAACCATACACTTTGTACATCAGTTGTTGCTTTTTTTGGACACATGGACCTACGTCcggtaaattatttaaaaaggtaGTAAAATTGAACTTCTTTGTTATGTAGATCATTTTTTGTTCATCTGTCATCAACATAATTGACTTCAAACACTTCTTCCAGGAGCCGCAACTGTGTTGACTATACAAATGGTTGGTCTATTTCGGGAATATTTCTCCTACCCAACACAAACATCAGTGAGTATGCATTATGCTCAGCTCGCATTTCCAGCACTGACGTTCTGCAACATGAACCAGATTAGGCATAATTCGAAATGGAACGACAACCCGGAACTGTATGATATATACCAGGCAAGCTGGTCACAAAACATTGTGGATAACGAAAATTTCACAATCGACAATCTAATTGGCTGGGGCTTGCCCGAGACTAATGCACAAGCACTGTTAACAGATTTCCACAACTCCCGGGATGGCTATGAAGCATGGAGATCCCGTATACTGTTTGTGCTTAGAAACATTTCGAAAGAGGAGCGAATAGCGATTGGCCATCAGGCCGACGTATTCATACATTCAACCAAGGTTgcaggtaaaaaaaaatcaacagttTTTACTGAGTAAGAATTGCCCAATCGCAAAAGTAGCtgatataataatacaaataaaactatagaaacaagccAACTATCTGAAGTTAAATATAAATCCCGTTACGAGGCACatggcaagggcccaaacgacaatgagcTAGAgacacaaaacatataaaaaccacatgcacaaatacaaaaaccacaaacagaccacacacgcattgAAATAGCTTCACCGATATCTGATGGGATTAACGCATTAGAACTGTCATTGAAACACTAAGGGTAGACAGCAGTACTGATGCACTTTGTGTGAGGCCTAGAGAAAGTTAATCTAGTTGGGTTCGAAACCATGACCACTCAGATAACAAGCGGACACCAATTCCAGCAGACAATTTTTACTCGTATATTACAGGGCGTATACGTGAATATTTTAGACTAGTTTATTAGtacttaaaatttgtaaaatattgcaatacatCTTCTGTGGCGAATAATATAtgcaatgtttatattattgacatatatattgctttatttaaGGTTACTCTCTAGAATCAACCGCATTTAACATTATACAATCACCTTTGTATGGAAATTGCTTCACACTGGAAAGTTCCAGTCTGATTTCTCGAGGAAGTGGACAGGGGCATGCATTGTCGATTGTTTTCAACATCGAACGctatgaatatttcaaacagtcCTCATCGGCTTTTGGAGTTCGCATGGTTTTGCACGAAAAAGGAACAATTCCGTTGCCTGAGAGTGAGGGTGTGACGTTAAACACGGCGTTTGAAACAAACGTGGGCATAAGGCTGGTGAGTATTGAACGTCTCGGTGGGCGTTATGGAGATTGTACGAATGGAGAAAGCTTCGTTGCTACTTACAACAGCAGTTACACTGTTCCGATGTGTTACGTCGTTTGTGAAGCAGAGTACACGGCAATCGAGTGTGGATGTATACCGTTATATACTCCTGAAAGTCTGCCGTTTGATAAGCCAATATGTGATGTTGACAACGTTTCTGCACGAGATTGTCTAACGAAagtgaaaaatgatatttataacgGGGATCTTTCTTGCGACTGTAAAACTCCATGTAAGCAAAGCGTGTATACGATGACGCTTTCGGGACGTTCTTGGCCTCATGACGAATACCTGAAGACTAttattttgaaagatatttgTAAACGAAAAAATTCAGCTTATGATGGATATTACAAGAACGGGGATAAATTTTGCGATAAACTGGCAAACGATACAATCACTGTAGCTGAACTTGAGACAATTGCGGGAAACTTCATATCAATCAATGTGTACTTTGAGGACCTCAACTATGAACATATTGCTGAAGAAGCGCTGTACAACCCAGTCCGCTTTCTTTCCGATATCGGCGGAGCCATGGGCCTTTATATGGGGGCGTCTGTTCTTACATACGTTGAGATACTTCAAGTCATCCCAGAAATTATTATTTACCTTTTCTCTAGAAACAGAACATCAGTAAATCCAATGTAAAATACACTGTTTGCCATTgtgaacaacaacaaaaatgtgcGTAGAATATAAAAGTTATCTGCATTATTGAAACGATTTTATAACTGAACTTCAGCAACAATCCGCTGATATTGCAAACAGTAGTTTATGTCAAATACTGAAATTAATTACATGAGCTAAACGTATTCTacatcaatttattttgtttacacacGTCCGATATCATTTCATAGTGGTATGTAAACTGTTGATTTCGGGTCTGttgattcttttaaaattgtgttcttTTTCGCTAAAATATCATATCCGTGACAGATAAAACGGTTTTCGGTACAAGCTTTCTAGccattttcaaatatcactTTGGTTTATTTCAAGCAATTTTAACAATGGGAATGTCGTTGATTACaacaaatgaattatttaatagGATGATGGACAAGTTAAGTATCATTGTTCAGTCCCTTCAGGTCGAACAATGCAATTGATATGGGGATTCCCGAAAATCCAAAAACTTGATGGACAGTTATGACTAAATTTCATGATAGTTGCGAAATGAATTCAGCTTACGTGCCATCCcttgaaatgttcattttggGTCTGAATTCGtcttcattatatatattttcccGGCATTTTAAATTAACTCTTTAAATTTGCTTCGCTTCAAAACTCGTTCATACactttcatataaattataacCTCTTTGTGTTTTGATAAACTGTTGAGTTATGTAAAAAGATTGAACTCTATCGTATACgaaactttaaaacaatattatatcagACAAGATTGAGCACAGCAAAACTCCTAGTAATCTATCGGTGGAAACAAAGACGCTTTCGGCACGGACACCATAATGTATTAAGCAGCGCTATAATTTTGGCTGTTTATCACGGATtggaacataaaacaacaacttatcAGTACTCCACGACACATTCTACACCGGTTAGATATCCTTTAAggttttaatatgtataaaatggGAACCTTTACAGTTTACGGAACATGTCAACACCCGGTCCAATCGTGAATACAATCGATATAAATGTGAATCATACGCATATGCCGCCTTCAGTGCCAATAGtattaaaaactatatataacAAGGACAACATCTTACCGGTCTTACAGGTATTGAAACTGTTGAATGTCGCAAGGTATTTTCGTGTTTCGTTTTGTGTTTTGACCGATAATCAATGCAGCCTCGTTCTC
The DNA window shown above is from Mya arenaria isolate MELC-2E11 chromosome 6, ASM2691426v1 and carries:
- the LOC128238067 gene encoding amiloride-sensitive sodium channel subunit alpha-like, with protein sequence MSEKDGKEKGQDNEEGEKRSLRQVLAELVESSSLHGLPRIVSSRHIAIKILWLLLLFGAATVLTIQMVGLFREYFSYPTQTSVSMHYAQLAFPALTFCNMNQIRHNSKWNDNPELYDIYQASWSQNIVDNENFTIDNLIGWGLPETNAQALLTDFHNSRDGYEAWRSRILFVLRNISKEERIAIGHQADVFIHSTKVAGYSLESTAFNIIQSPLYGNCFTLESSSLISRGSGQGHALSIVFNIERYEYFKQSSSAFGVRMVLHEKGTIPLPESEGVTLNTAFETNVGIRLVSIERLGGRYGDCTNGESFVATYNSSYTVPMCYVVCEAEYTAIECGCIPLYTPESLPFDKPICDVDNVSARDCLTKVKNDIYNGDLSCDCKTPCKQSVYTMTLSGRSWPHDEYLKTIILKDICKRKNSAYDGYYKNGDKFCDKLANDTITVAELETIAGNFISINVYFEDLNYEHIAEEALYNPVRFLSDIGGAMGLYMGASVLTYVEILQVIPEIIIYLFSRNRTSVNPM